One Ahaetulla prasina isolate Xishuangbanna chromosome 1, ASM2864084v1, whole genome shotgun sequence DNA window includes the following coding sequences:
- the LOC131189366 gene encoding left-right determination factor 2-like, with protein sequence MAVSLSWALTSALFLAATTAGFSEKELKQILLQKLKLPDVPALQMTDLENLVIPENIRNKYMSMLERHRVKRRALPSLAGILRGVPGNADISGDIIYSDTTRQNLIFDMEDRIPENSEVTMAELKLFKKPLDKKHLPSRQSQRPVMNARVTVYWVQFQDNGTNRTSLIDSRLVPIMESGWRNFDVTQAVHFWLKTKASGPMFLEIWIEGERLGSYASEMAKVVRFTSQDPSDKALGKPELVLYTLNLEEYGGPGDCGEGSMMEKSTCCRQEHYINFRELTWTQYWIIEPAGYQAYHCEGSCRQPKNLLHHFGYGERSCAVVESSPLPMMYLVKKGNYTEIEVAEFPNMIVEKCGCIMDNIALI encoded by the exons ATGGCTGTGAGTCTTAGCTGGGCCTTAACCTCTGCCCTGTTCCTAGCTGCCACCACTGCTGGATTTAGTGAGAAAGAGCTCAAGCAAATATTGCTGCAGAAACTGAAACTTCCAGATGTCCCTGCTCTCCAGATGACTGACCTGGAAAATCTAGTGATTCCAGAGAATATAAGGAATAAATACATGTCCATGCTGGAACGGCACCGAGTGAAACGAAGAGCATTGCCAAGTTTAGCTGGGATCTTGAGAGGAGTTCCAGGCAACGCAG ATATCTCAGGAGACATTATCTATTCAGACACCACCCGTCAGAACCTGATCTTCGACATGGaggacaggattccagaaaacaGTGAGGTCACCATGGCTGAACTGAAGCTTTTCAAAAAGCCCCTGGACAAGAAACATCTACCCAGCAGGCAGTCACAAAGACCAGTCATGAATGCAAGGGTGACCGTGTACTGGGTGCAATTTCAAGATAATGGCACTAACCGGACCTCTTTAATTGATTCCAG ATTAGTTCCCATTATGGAGTCTGGCTGGAGGAATTTTGATGTTACTCAGGCTGTACATTTCTGgctgaaaacaaaagcctctggacCAATGTTCCTGGAGATTTGGATTGAAGGAGAAAGATTAGGAAGCTATGCGTCTGAAATGGCCAAAGTTGTGCGTTTTACATCACAGGACCCTTCAGATAAGGCACTAGGCAAACCAGAGTTGGTCCTTTACACTCTTAACTTGGAAGAATATGG AGGACCTGGGGACTGTGGAGAAGGAAGCATGATGGAGAAGTCTACCTGCTGCCGGCAAGAACATTATATCAATTTCCGTGAGTTGACCTGGACTCAGTACTGGATTATTGAGCCAGCTGGCTATCAAGCTTACCATTGTGAGGGCAGCTGCCGGCAGCCGAAGAATTTGTTGCATCATTTTGGCTATGGAGAGAGATCCTGTGCTGTGGTGGAGAGTTCTCCTCTTCCCATGATGTATCTTGTCAAAAAGGGAAACTACACAGAAATTGAAGTGGCagagtttcctaatatgattgtaGAAAAATGTGGCTGTATAATGGACAATATAGCTCTGATCTAA